One Bradyrhizobium sp. CCGB12 genomic window carries:
- a CDS encoding MFS transporter, with protein sequence MNQSPYRWVIVAAGGLLGCVAIGGMFSLPVFLLPIAKDTGWSVTGISSAMTIGFLAMAFTSMAWGTLTDRFGPRPVVLTGSTVLALSLFAASHATSLIVFQFVFGLLVGAACAAIFAPMMATVTGWFETQRSLAVSLVSAGMGMAPMTMSPLAAWLVSGHDWRTSMQIIALVVGAIMIPVSFLVRRPPALAQAAVAPTGEGAAPGEMSMGEALRSPQFLILLATNFFCCATHSGPIIHTVSYAVSCGIPLIAAVTIYSIEGFAGMGGRIAFGLLGDRFGAKRVLVTGLLLQAFGALAYVFAHQLATFYAVGAIFGFIYAGTMPLYAVLVRENFPLRMMGAVIGGTAMAGSLGMATGPLAGGLIYDAFSSYAWLYIASWAMGLGAFLMAMTFRPFAKPQGEAAPAPA encoded by the coding sequence ATGAACCAATCCCCCTATCGCTGGGTGATCGTCGCCGCCGGCGGCCTGCTCGGCTGCGTCGCCATCGGCGGCATGTTCTCGCTGCCGGTGTTCCTGCTGCCAATCGCGAAGGACACCGGCTGGTCGGTGACCGGCATCTCCAGCGCGATGACGATCGGCTTTCTGGCAATGGCCTTCACCAGCATGGCCTGGGGCACGCTGACTGACAGGTTCGGGCCGCGGCCGGTGGTGCTGACGGGATCGACCGTGCTGGCGCTGAGCCTGTTCGCCGCGAGCCACGCAACCTCGCTGATCGTGTTCCAGTTCGTGTTCGGCCTCCTGGTCGGCGCCGCCTGCGCGGCGATCTTCGCGCCGATGATGGCGACCGTGACCGGCTGGTTCGAGACCCAACGCAGCCTTGCGGTGTCGCTGGTCTCGGCCGGCATGGGCATGGCGCCGATGACGATGTCGCCGCTCGCGGCATGGCTCGTCTCCGGCCACGACTGGCGCACCTCGATGCAGATCATCGCGCTGGTGGTCGGCGCCATCATGATCCCGGTCTCGTTCCTGGTGCGACGCCCGCCGGCGCTCGCGCAGGCCGCGGTCGCGCCAACAGGTGAGGGCGCCGCGCCGGGCGAGATGTCGATGGGCGAGGCGTTGCGTTCGCCGCAGTTCCTGATCCTGCTCGCCACCAACTTCTTCTGCTGCGCCACCCATTCCGGCCCGATCATCCACACGGTCAGCTATGCCGTGAGCTGCGGCATCCCGCTGATTGCGGCGGTGACGATCTACAGCATCGAGGGGTTTGCCGGCATGGGCGGCCGCATCGCCTTCGGGCTGCTCGGCGACCGTTTCGGCGCCAAGCGCGTGCTGGTGACGGGCCTGTTGTTGCAGGCGTTCGGCGCGCTCGCCTATGTCTTCGCGCATCAGCTCGCGACGTTCTACGCTGTCGGCGCCATCTTCGGCTTCATCTATGCCGGCACCATGCCACTCTATGCCGTGCTGGTGCGCGAAAACTTTCCGCTGCGCATGATGGGCGCGGTGATCGGCGGCACGGCGATGGCGGGCAGCCTCGGCATGGCAACCGGCCCGCTCGCCGGCGGCCTGATCTACGACGCGTTCTCGAGCTATGCCTGGCTCTACATTGCCTCCTGGGCGATGGGCCTCGGCGCCTTCCTGATGGCGATGACGTTCCGCCCCTTCGCAAAGCCGCAAGGCGAGGCGGCCCCGGCGCCGGCGTGA
- a CDS encoding cupin domain-containing protein — MPKIDVATVPTRKGSGYPAPFSAPCAERIRQRLGNAGGLSDFGVNLMRLPPGGWSSQRHWHSHEDEFVYILEGEVTLIEDGGETVLRAGDCAAFPKASGNGHHMINKSNATAVYLEVGSRSPDDLTTCSDIDMMSANSDGRFVHKDGTPYPD; from the coding sequence ATGCCGAAGATCGACGTCGCCACAGTGCCGACCCGCAAGGGCTCCGGCTATCCCGCGCCCTTCAGCGCTCCCTGCGCCGAGCGCATCCGGCAGCGGCTCGGCAATGCCGGAGGCTTGTCGGATTTCGGCGTCAACCTGATGCGCCTGCCGCCGGGCGGCTGGTCCAGCCAGCGGCACTGGCATTCGCACGAGGACGAGTTCGTCTACATCCTCGAAGGTGAAGTGACGCTGATCGAGGACGGCGGCGAAACCGTGCTGCGCGCGGGCGATTGCGCCGCCTTCCCCAAGGCAAGCGGCAACGGCCATCACATGATCAACAAGTCGAACGCGACGGCCGTCTATCTCGAAGTCGGCTCGCGCTCGCCTGACGATCTCACGACATGCTCCGACATCGACATGATGAGCGCCAATTCCGACGGCCGGTTCGTGCACAAGGATGGCACGCCCTACCCGGACTAG
- a CDS encoding HD domain-containing protein — MITIPELTSQALGAFLTSETSGRFGSSHASLPELLPYAAKLALECIGNSDALYHNVEHTLLVTLVGHDILIGRSLLRPTTASDYAHFILACLLHDIGYVRGIVHGDQDGAYIVDGTGRTVELPIGSSDAALAPYHVDRSKLFAVERLDPVDDIDAARVAQAIEYTRFPYADESANELKDDLDEEEGLLLRAADLIGQLGDPNYMKKSNALFYEFEEIGLNKSLGYTTPADVVYKYPQFYWTKVAPHIQTAIRYLNVTSSGRQWIGSLYGNVLRAEREVGLSGPQL; from the coding sequence ATGATAACGATTCCAGAACTGACGTCCCAGGCGCTCGGTGCGTTCCTGACCTCGGAGACAAGCGGTCGCTTCGGCTCGTCCCACGCCAGCTTGCCGGAATTGCTACCCTACGCAGCAAAGCTGGCCCTTGAATGTATCGGTAACAGCGATGCACTCTACCACAACGTCGAGCACACGTTGTTGGTTACGCTGGTCGGGCACGACATCCTGATCGGGCGCTCCCTTCTGAGGCCAACGACTGCCAGCGACTATGCTCACTTTATCCTGGCGTGCCTGCTTCACGACATCGGCTACGTTCGGGGAATAGTTCACGGAGACCAGGACGGAGCCTATATTGTTGATGGTACCGGCCGAACGGTTGAATTACCGATCGGTTCCTCCGATGCAGCGCTTGCGCCCTATCATGTCGATCGCTCAAAATTATTCGCCGTGGAGCGCCTTGACCCAGTCGACGACATTGACGCCGCTCGCGTTGCCCAAGCCATCGAATACACTCGTTTTCCTTACGCAGACGAATCAGCGAACGAACTCAAGGATGATCTTGACGAAGAGGAAGGTTTGTTGCTTCGCGCCGCCGACCTGATCGGTCAGCTCGGCGATCCCAACTACATGAAGAAATCAAATGCGCTGTTCTACGAGTTCGAGGAGATAGGACTCAACAAATCGCTCGGGTACACCACGCCCGCGGACGTGGTGTACAAATATCCTCAATTCTACTGGACCAAGGTCGCACCGCACATCCAAACTGCCATCCGCTATTTGAATGTAACCTCGAGCGGAAGACAATGGATCGGCAGTCTCTATGGCAATGTCCTTCGCGCTGAACGAGAGGTCGGACTATCTGGTCCGCAGCTCTAG
- a CDS encoding VOC family protein, whose product MPNLENLKKQAKQYLRWHRERYHPVAAEIRAALPQFQHLDDHQVLDATFKLSDAQELVARQLGFSGWKALKAGTPAMSSQVKQAIRAPIFSGTEAQLYVTDVKASCEFFISKLGFAIEFSYGDPPFYSMIKRDRARLCMRLVCEPVFVGDVRQREHLLSASITVDTAAEIKQLFLEFQSAGVSFHQELRKEPWGARNFIVLDPDGNLILFAGPAD is encoded by the coding sequence ATGCCGAACCTCGAAAACCTGAAGAAGCAGGCCAAGCAGTACTTGCGCTGGCATCGTGAGCGGTATCACCCGGTTGCCGCCGAGATCAGAGCTGCGCTACCTCAATTTCAGCACCTTGACGATCATCAGGTGCTGGATGCGACGTTCAAGCTCAGCGATGCGCAAGAGCTTGTCGCTCGCCAATTGGGCTTCAGTGGATGGAAGGCGCTTAAGGCAGGAACCCCAGCCATGAGCAGTCAAGTTAAACAGGCTATAAGAGCACCGATCTTCAGCGGTACGGAGGCTCAACTCTATGTCACTGACGTCAAGGCGTCGTGCGAATTCTTCATTTCCAAGCTCGGCTTTGCAATCGAATTTTCGTACGGTGATCCGCCGTTTTACAGCATGATCAAGCGCGATCGTGCGCGGCTTTGCATGCGGCTTGTTTGCGAACCAGTCTTTGTCGGGGACGTTCGCCAGCGCGAACACCTTTTGTCTGCCTCGATCACTGTCGATACCGCAGCGGAGATCAAGCAACTCTTCTTGGAGTTCCAATCGGCAGGCGTGAGCTTCCATCAAGAACTGAGAAAAGAACCTTGGGGCGCAAGAAACTTCATTGTCCTTGATCCCGACGGCAACCTCATCTTGTTCGCCGGCCCTGCTGACTGA
- a CDS encoding dienelactone hydrolase family protein translates to MAISRAKRSRSGKRGLVIRLVFVLLLAGVATAQAQPVFDTSTVGGPRSARPGELFLPAGRGPFPAMIVLHGCDGVGPHYRTWARRLQAWGYAALMVDSFGPRGIREVCGEGRRVDPSARAADAFRAAAWLRTRSDIAADEIGVIGFSHGGWSVLKAVLADAVSASGGPAFAAAVAYYPGCEAPGAPLATDTLILIGDADDWTPPGRCQRWVDRVDSNGRSLALHVFPGALHGFDTTVAKHIYAGHQVGGDPQAAPASEAEVRRFLAAHLGARGGGAK, encoded by the coding sequence ATGGCGATCAGCCGAGCGAAGCGAAGCCGATCGGGAAAGAGAGGCCTTGTGATACGCTTGGTATTCGTCTTGTTGCTAGCCGGGGTCGCAACAGCCCAGGCGCAACCCGTTTTCGACACATCCACCGTAGGCGGGCCGCGGAGTGCCCGGCCTGGCGAGCTATTCCTGCCTGCCGGGCGTGGTCCGTTCCCTGCAATGATCGTGCTGCATGGCTGTGACGGCGTAGGGCCTCATTACCGCACTTGGGCGCGCCGTCTACAGGCTTGGGGGTACGCCGCATTGATGGTGGATAGCTTCGGCCCTCGCGGCATCCGCGAAGTTTGTGGTGAGGGCCGGCGCGTGGACCCATCGGCACGGGCGGCGGACGCGTTCCGGGCAGCCGCCTGGCTTCGGACACGATCGGACATAGCAGCGGACGAAATCGGCGTGATTGGTTTCTCGCACGGGGGCTGGAGCGTGCTGAAAGCCGTGCTGGCTGACGCAGTCTCGGCATCGGGCGGCCCAGCCTTCGCGGCAGCCGTCGCCTATTATCCAGGGTGCGAGGCGCCCGGAGCACCTCTCGCGACCGATACTTTGATCCTGATTGGGGACGCCGACGACTGGACTCCGCCTGGGCGTTGCCAGCGATGGGTAGACCGTGTCGACAGCAATGGGCGTTCGCTCGCCTTGCATGTCTTCCCCGGCGCGCTGCATGGCTTCGACACGACCGTCGCAAAGCATATCTATGCCGGTCATCAGGTGGGCGGGGATCCGCAAGCAGCTCCCGCTTCAGAAGCCGAAGTGCGACGTTTCCTGGCGGCGCACCTCGGTGCTAGGGGCGGTGGGGCAAAGTAG
- a CDS encoding GNAT family N-acetyltransferase, with translation MRGWLFKAGMKPNPYVRYPTLARHASPSSPIATKIDVQQLSPSEAKQIVKSHDGIAFPDFSRSSPEQRGWHYFVAFDGGQALATARLYVQGELGYLGTAFTGEPCRRRGAQQALIAKRIEVAAALGCRVLISETLSILKSSLNNLQKAEFRTIFEKEVYEANIED, from the coding sequence GTGCGCGGCTGGCTGTTCAAAGCAGGAATGAAGCCCAACCCCTATGTGCGCTATCCCACGCTCGCACGCCACGCGAGCCCTTCATCGCCGATCGCTACGAAAATTGACGTTCAGCAGCTATCTCCCAGCGAAGCCAAGCAGATTGTGAAGTCGCATGACGGTATCGCTTTCCCCGATTTCTCCCGGTCATCGCCAGAGCAACGCGGATGGCACTACTTCGTAGCCTTCGACGGCGGACAGGCGCTCGCAACTGCTCGACTGTATGTGCAGGGAGAACTTGGCTACTTGGGAACAGCATTTACAGGTGAGCCCTGTCGCCGACGAGGCGCTCAACAGGCGCTGATCGCCAAACGGATCGAAGTCGCTGCGGCGCTCGGCTGCCGCGTTCTTATTTCTGAGACATTATCTATCTTGAAAAGCTCACTGAACAACCTGCAAAAAGCCGAGTTTCGAACGATCTTCGAAAAAGAGGTCTACGAAGCCAACATCGAGGATTGA
- a CDS encoding CHASE3 domain-containing protein: MSAFSDLPISHKLMAAFAAVVAVIFVSGAIIYDRLRVTEEAKNWRVHTTDVLDALEMAVAAMLDQETSLRGYLISGDERFLEPYRRGGDNFSAAIRKLRAQTSDNPVQQDRLDELNKLATTWRMETAEREIALMANPATREEARALEGSTSKAAMDAIRTKASEFEKLERDLLAKRDAAQKQAYVTAYMATLLGAGASLIIAVLMGILLTRAIATPITRMTGAMAALAKGDTSIDVPGIGRRDEIGAMADAVNVFKNGNIERQKTQVELAHVSRVATMGQLTASIAHEVNQPISAVLTNADAALNWLGANPPNLNKARESLEHIVTDSQRAGEIVHRIRAMVRKAPVPRSRLDFNEAVLDVVAIVRSEAVRHGISLQTQLAEDLPQIEGERIQLQQVLLNLILNAIDAMTSLEEGSRALQISTERDVAGDVSVAVRDTGPGLDSATAERVFDAFYTTKSHGLGMGLAICRSIIAAHGGRLWVTVNKPRGAVFQFTLTSHRD, translated from the coding sequence GTGTCCGCGTTTTCCGATTTACCGATTTCGCACAAGCTAATGGCCGCGTTTGCAGCCGTGGTCGCGGTCATATTCGTGAGCGGCGCAATCATATACGACAGACTTCGCGTGACCGAAGAGGCCAAAAACTGGCGGGTCCATACCACTGACGTGTTGGACGCGCTAGAGATGGCGGTAGCGGCAATGCTGGATCAGGAAACCAGCCTGCGCGGCTATTTGATCAGCGGCGACGAGAGATTTTTGGAGCCGTACCGCAGGGGCGGCGACAACTTTAGTGCGGCGATCCGGAAATTAAGAGCACAGACTTCGGATAACCCGGTCCAGCAAGACCGGCTCGATGAATTGAATAAGCTGGCGACGACGTGGCGCATGGAGACCGCCGAACGGGAGATCGCGCTGATGGCGAATCCAGCGACCCGCGAGGAAGCGCGCGCGTTGGAAGGGTCGACCAGCAAAGCCGCCATGGACGCTATCCGCACCAAAGCGAGCGAATTCGAGAAGCTTGAGCGCGATCTGTTGGCAAAGCGTGACGCTGCTCAGAAGCAGGCATATGTCACTGCATACATGGCGACCCTGCTGGGAGCCGGAGCCTCGCTCATCATCGCGGTGTTGATGGGCATTCTACTCACGCGAGCTATCGCGACGCCGATCACGCGCATGACCGGCGCCATGGCCGCACTCGCCAAAGGCGATACCAGCATCGACGTGCCCGGGATTGGTCGGCGTGACGAAATCGGCGCGATGGCCGATGCGGTCAATGTCTTCAAGAACGGCAATATCGAACGCCAGAAGACACAGGTCGAGCTCGCTCACGTCAGTCGCGTCGCTACCATGGGGCAGTTGACGGCTTCGATTGCCCACGAGGTCAATCAGCCGATCTCCGCTGTGCTCACCAATGCCGACGCGGCCTTAAACTGGCTGGGCGCTAACCCGCCCAATCTGAATAAGGCGCGCGAGTCCCTCGAGCACATTGTCACAGATAGTCAACGAGCTGGCGAGATCGTCCACCGGATCCGCGCTATGGTCAGGAAAGCGCCGGTCCCCAGAAGCCGCCTCGACTTCAACGAAGCCGTCCTGGATGTCGTTGCCATAGTCCGAAGTGAGGCGGTGAGGCATGGAATTTCGCTGCAGACGCAACTGGCGGAGGATCTGCCGCAGATCGAAGGTGAGCGCATTCAGCTGCAGCAGGTGCTCCTTAATCTGATCCTAAATGCCATCGACGCCATGACCAGCCTCGAGGAGGGTAGCCGAGCGCTGCAGATTAGTACCGAAAGGGATGTTGCGGGCGATGTGAGCGTCGCCGTGCGGGATACCGGCCCAGGGCTCGACTCGGCGACTGCCGAACGTGTGTTCGATGCGTTCTACACGACCAAGTCTCATGGCTTAGGCATGGGTCTGGCCATCTGTAGGTCGATCATTGCGGCTCATGGAGGACGATTGTGGGTCACGGTGAATAAGCCTCGGGGCGCCGTCTTCCAGTTCACGCTCACTTCCCATCGTGATTAG
- a CDS encoding transglycosylase SLT domain-containing protein — translation MADAFSGIPRNVTTVLANAGAAFPAPAIETKFDTGLSANAIVAAGFNAAAPDSVPSSDVSTSQGPMLQVASLEATSPENSATLQQDRPPVALPDPGEGKPSYLKYYVYSEIPPPEKPAKIALSALSDVPLGTPVQEIERAAEAFGVDVNFMKAVAKIESDFNPKQRTGSYIGLFQLSKFEFSKYGSGDILNPRDNAVGAAYKFLSEAALFEILTQKKPTFSDLYLIHQQGWEGAAQHISHPQRIAWKSMCATREGLAKGERWCKRAIWGNTLPAVKREWKSVDSLTSGAFVAMWRDRVDTLYARYPVLTAAAERSR, via the coding sequence GTGGCTGATGCATTCAGCGGCATCCCGCGGAATGTGACGACGGTCCTGGCAAATGCCGGCGCCGCGTTTCCGGCCCCGGCCATCGAGACGAAATTCGATACAGGATTATCGGCTAATGCGATCGTTGCGGCGGGATTCAACGCCGCGGCGCCGGACTCAGTGCCGTCGTCCGATGTAAGCACTTCGCAAGGGCCAATGTTGCAGGTCGCCAGCCTTGAGGCGACGTCGCCCGAGAACTCGGCAACGCTACAGCAGGACCGTCCGCCCGTTGCTTTGCCCGATCCGGGCGAAGGCAAACCGTCGTATCTCAAATACTACGTCTACTCGGAAATTCCGCCGCCGGAGAAGCCCGCGAAGATCGCCTTGTCGGCGTTGAGCGACGTTCCGCTCGGAACGCCCGTCCAGGAGATCGAACGTGCAGCCGAAGCGTTCGGTGTCGATGTCAACTTCATGAAGGCGGTCGCCAAAATCGAATCCGATTTCAATCCCAAGCAACGCACCGGCTCCTATATCGGCCTGTTCCAGCTGAGCAAGTTTGAGTTCAGCAAATATGGATCGGGCGACATCCTCAATCCTCGCGACAACGCGGTGGGTGCCGCCTACAAGTTTCTCAGCGAGGCTGCGCTATTCGAAATATTGACGCAGAAGAAGCCGACCTTTTCGGACCTCTATCTGATCCACCAGCAGGGCTGGGAAGGAGCCGCCCAACACATCAGCCATCCGCAGCGGATCGCGTGGAAGTCGATGTGCGCAACCCGGGAGGGCTTGGCGAAGGGCGAGCGATGGTGCAAGCGCGCGATCTGGGGCAACACGCTGCCTGCGGTCAAACGCGAATGGAAGTCGGTCGATAGTCTCACCTCGGGCGCGTTCGTGGCGATGTGGCGGGACCGCGTCGACACGCTCTATGCCCGCTATCCTGTGCTAACTGCGGCGGCCGAACGCTCGAGATAG
- a CDS encoding DUF308 domain-containing protein, with product MRDHETSDAVDHAQWLKQYYFLRAAFSIAWVIAAFAVAPSSAVIAATLLIAYPAWDAAANYLDALCSGGLNQNRTQGLNVLVSLVTTIAVILALQVSMNWVLGIFGAWAILSGLLQFGTAVRRWRRFGAQWAMVLSGGQSALAGGFFIFQASMSAVPSIANVAGYAAVGALYFLVSAVWLTVSEWRRRARRVS from the coding sequence ATGAGAGATCATGAAACCTCGGACGCGGTCGACCACGCGCAATGGCTGAAGCAGTACTATTTCCTGCGCGCAGCGTTTTCCATCGCCTGGGTCATCGCGGCCTTCGCCGTCGCGCCGTCGTCAGCGGTGATCGCCGCGACGTTGCTCATCGCCTATCCCGCGTGGGACGCCGCGGCCAACTATCTCGACGCGCTCTGCAGCGGCGGGTTGAACCAGAACCGCACGCAGGGCCTGAACGTCCTGGTGAGCCTTGTGACCACCATCGCGGTCATCCTGGCCCTGCAGGTCAGCATGAACTGGGTGCTCGGAATCTTCGGCGCCTGGGCGATCCTGTCCGGATTGCTCCAGTTCGGCACGGCCGTGCGGCGCTGGAGGCGTTTCGGCGCGCAATGGGCGATGGTGCTGAGCGGTGGCCAATCGGCGCTGGCGGGGGGCTTCTTCATCTTTCAGGCATCGATGTCTGCGGTGCCGTCGATCGCGAATGTCGCAGGCTATGCCGCGGTCGGCGCGCTCTACTTTCTGGTCTCGGCGGTTTGGCTCACCGTCAGCGAGTGGCGGCGTCGCGCAAGGCGTGTCTCCTGA
- a CDS encoding TetR/AcrR family transcriptional regulator, whose amino-acid sequence MNAMSSTADDILACARTLIIAGGYNGFSYADVADVVGIRKPSIHHHFASKVDLVRTLVSRYREEAQAGLSALERNVADPGEQLKSYVAYWEACIKDATAPFCVCALLASELPILPEEVALEVRAHFRALASWLTSVMERGKRQGRLQLASTARVEAEGFMATVHGAMLSARAYGDPKMFGTVTRPLLDRLSPRH is encoded by the coding sequence ATGAACGCCATGTCCTCGACCGCCGACGATATTCTCGCCTGCGCCCGCACGCTGATCATCGCGGGCGGCTATAACGGCTTCAGCTACGCCGACGTGGCTGACGTCGTCGGCATCCGCAAGCCGAGCATCCACCACCATTTCGCCAGCAAGGTCGATCTGGTCCGCACCCTCGTGTCGCGCTATCGCGAAGAGGCCCAGGCGGGATTGTCGGCGCTCGAACGCAACGTCGCTGATCCCGGCGAGCAGCTCAAAAGCTACGTCGCGTACTGGGAGGCGTGCATCAAGGATGCGACGGCGCCGTTCTGCGTGTGCGCGCTGCTTGCCAGCGAGCTTCCGATCCTGCCTGAAGAAGTGGCCCTCGAGGTCAGGGCTCACTTCCGCGCTTTGGCGTCGTGGCTGACGTCGGTGATGGAGCGGGGCAAGCGGCAGGGGCGGTTGCAGCTCGCCAGCACGGCCCGGGTCGAGGCCGAGGGATTCATGGCGACCGTTCACGGTGCGATGCTGTCGGCGCGCGCCTATGGCGATCCCAAGATGTTCGGGACCGTCACCCGGCCACTGCTGGACCGGCTTTCCCCCAGGCACTGA
- a CDS encoding peptide deformylase: protein MTIRPILRYPDRRLAAPARPVTAFDDGLRQLAQDLLETMRAAPGIGITAPHVGVPLRIVVLELDAKDGPQTYVNPEIEWASPEMILHREGSVSMPGVNDEVQRHARVRISYWDVEGNIQTEESDGLRAVCHQHEIDQLDGIFWIQRLSRLKRERLIKKFEKMSRDL, encoded by the coding sequence ATGACCATCCGCCCCATCCTCCGCTATCCCGACCGCCGGCTCGCAGCCCCTGCCCGCCCCGTGACCGCTTTCGACGACGGCTTGCGCCAACTCGCGCAGGATCTGCTCGAGACCATGCGCGCCGCGCCGGGCATCGGCATCACGGCGCCGCATGTCGGCGTGCCCTTGCGCATCGTGGTGCTCGAGCTCGACGCCAAGGACGGCCCGCAGACCTACGTCAATCCCGAGATCGAATGGGCCTCGCCCGAAATGATCCTGCATCGCGAGGGCAGCGTTTCCATGCCGGGGGTCAATGACGAGGTGCAGCGCCATGCGCGCGTGCGGATCAGCTATTGGGATGTCGAGGGCAATATTCAGACCGAGGAATCCGACGGATTGCGCGCCGTCTGCCATCAGCACGAGATCGACCAGCTCGACGGGATCTTCTGGATCCAGCGGCTGTCGCGGCTGAAGCGGGAGCGGCTGATCAAGAAGTTCGAGAAGATGTCGCGGGATTTGTAG
- a CDS encoding DUF3551 domain-containing protein gives MRKWALTIVTVTMALTAGHAQAQRYDPAYPVCLNVVSRGMSPYYRCSYTTMDQCRASANGQMCVLNPYYAGGTAKGNKRHKYRQTYTPPKPPVHYRAAPYNQFYEPYYGASQGYAPGEKERFLESVRRYM, from the coding sequence ATGCGCAAATGGGCTTTGACGATTGTGACAGTGACCATGGCCCTAACAGCAGGGCACGCCCAAGCTCAAAGATATGATCCGGCTTACCCCGTTTGCCTGAACGTCGTCTCTCGCGGAATGAGCCCATACTACCGATGCAGCTACACGACGATGGACCAATGCAGAGCGTCGGCCAACGGTCAGATGTGCGTCCTCAATCCGTATTATGCCGGTGGGACGGCCAAGGGGAACAAACGGCATAAATATCGTCAAACGTACACGCCGCCCAAGCCACCGGTCCACTACCGGGCCGCACCGTACAATCAATTCTACGAACCATATTACGGAGCTTCCCAAGGCTACGCGCCGGGCGAAAAGGAACGATTTCTCGAAAGCGTGAGGCGATACATGTGA
- a CDS encoding GyrI-like domain-containing protein, whose amino-acid sequence MTAALQNYQARMRRVLDHIDRHLDADLDLETLSGVAAFSKFHFHRQFMATFGLSVHRYVQLARMKRASHQLAYMDAQSVTEIAMDASYDAPDAFARAFRQRFGQSPSSFRKSPDWEPWLAAFGPLDIARSKLMQNTFTTDDVTIRDVPTTKVAIMEHRGDPATLPATIQRFIAWRKAAGLHPSTSPTFTVWRSERRPASPADYSIDLCVGTDQPIAANGDEIRAGEIPGGRCAVLRVVGFTDNLEPAALYLYRDWLPASGEDARDFPIYCQRLSFFPEVPEHETVAELFLPLK is encoded by the coding sequence ATGACGGCGGCATTGCAAAACTATCAGGCCCGGATGCGCCGGGTGCTGGATCATATCGACCGGCATCTTGACGCTGATCTGGACCTGGAGACGTTGAGCGGCGTTGCGGCCTTCTCGAAATTCCATTTCCACCGGCAGTTCATGGCGACCTTCGGGCTGTCTGTGCATCGCTATGTCCAGCTGGCTCGCATGAAGCGCGCTTCGCACCAACTGGCTTACATGGATGCACAGAGCGTGACTGAGATCGCGATGGATGCCAGTTACGACGCACCCGATGCCTTCGCCCGCGCCTTTCGGCAACGGTTCGGGCAATCGCCGTCGTCGTTCCGGAAATCTCCTGATTGGGAGCCGTGGCTTGCGGCTTTCGGGCCTCTCGACATTGCCAGGAGCAAGCTCATGCAGAACACCTTCACCACTGACGACGTGACGATCCGCGATGTACCCACCACGAAGGTGGCGATCATGGAGCACCGGGGCGACCCGGCGACGCTCCCCGCCACCATCCAGCGCTTCATCGCCTGGCGCAAGGCAGCCGGCCTGCACCCCAGCACAAGTCCGACTTTCACTGTCTGGCGCTCCGAGCGGCGTCCTGCGTCGCCCGCCGATTACAGCATTGACCTGTGCGTCGGGACCGACCAGCCGATCGCGGCGAATGGCGACGAGATCAGGGCCGGCGAGATTCCCGGCGGACGCTGCGCCGTGCTGCGCGTCGTCGGCTTCACCGACAATCTGGAGCCCGCCGCGCTCTACCTCTACCGCGACTGGCTTCCGGCCAGCGGCGAGGACGCGCGCGACTTCCCGATCTATTGCCAGCGGCTGAGCTTCTTCCCGGAAGTGCCGGAGCATGAGACAGTGGCGGAGCTGTTTCTGCCGCTGAAATAG